In a single window of the Stigmatopora nigra isolate UIUO_SnigA chromosome 7, RoL_Snig_1.1, whole genome shotgun sequence genome:
- the khdc4 gene encoding KH homology domain-containing protein 4, translating to MSFGGSQNGGRRASKWDQPSLDSGAPGEAEAAPTGALDAAAAVAAKINAMLVAKGKLYPSQIGAPGPVDKILTVGKPQMAPKAKDDLVVAEVEINDVPITCRNLLTRGQTQDEISKVSSAAVSTRGRYMTAEEKGKAPPGDRPLYLHVQGQTRELVDRAVNKIKEIITNGVVKAATASSSVSSFSSTVTSATAYPQGPPPSLPPVKPHFHTGMHYVQDKTFVGLEHAVPSFAVKERVEGPNCSYLQHIQAETGAKVFLRGKGSGCLEPTSGREAFEPMYIYISHPKPEGLAAAKTLCQNLLQTVHAEYSRFLSQMNTMMPSQQGFPPPPVMNGIPPQPSYYPPAGFQPGYPMPVPPPQHQPPPMPYSMPPPIPPPNQLKVVLPQFPPTPGPPPPPPPNLAPPICPAPPVTAPLPTPLPPPPIHPPVRAPVPAPVSASVVQTVPPVSYIPLGVAPPKTQAPPSMSANPAQKRRFTEEVPDECDSNLLGYQHGPIHMTNLGAGYSTGSPETVRTPTTSSSGPPNERDGRQLMPPPMIPLNGVRPKMEERRPPPPQGLVEPAGKRLKTGLVAYAGDSSDEEDEHPIGKASGSGNPGGSLSASLDWIQGYRCPPPPPPRAKTQSQQSMPFWMAP from the exons ATGTCATTTGGTGGAAGTCAAAACGGCGG CCGCCGCGCAAGCAAATGGGACCAGCCGAGCCTcgactccggagctccgggggaGGCCGAGGCTGCACCCACCGGGGCTCTGGATGCCGCTGCCGCCGTGGCCGCCAAGATCAATGCTATGCTGGTAGCCAAAGGGAAACTTTACCCTTCTCAGATCGGCGCACCTGGCCCTGTCGATAAG ATTTTGACCGTGGGGAAACCTCAGATGGCACCCAAGGCTAAAGATGACCTAGTAGTGGCGGAGGTCGAGATCAACGACGTCCCAATCACATGCCGGAACCTTTTAACGCGAGGACAGACTCAGGATGAG ATTAGCAAAGTAAGCAGCGCTGCCGTATCCACTAGGGGGCGCTACATGACGGCAGAGGAGAAGGGCAAAGCACCACCAGG GGATCGGCCTCTGTATCTTCACGTTCAAGGACAGACGCGGGAGCTGGTGGACC GAGCTGTAAACAAAATCAAAGAAATCATCACCAACGGGGTGGTGAAAGCCGCCACCGCTTCCTCCTCCGTGTCCTCCTTCTCGTCCACTGTCACTTCGGCGACCGCTTACCCGCAAGGACCTCCGCCGTCGTTGCCCCCCGTCAAGCCACACTTCCACACCGGG ATGCACTATGTTCAAGACAAGACCTTTGTGGGCCTGGAGCACGCCGTCCCCAGTTTTGCCGTCAAAGAGCGGGTGGAGGGGCCAAATTGTTCGTACCTGCAGCACATCCAGGCCGAGACCGGAGCTAAAGTCTTCCTCAGGGGAAAAGGTTCGGGCTGTCTGGAACCCACGTCTGGAAGAGAAGCTTTTGAGCCCATGTACATCTATATTAG CCATCCCAAACCAGAAGGTCTGGCCGCAGCAAAAACATTGTGTCAAAACCTGCTTCAGACG GTTCATGCAGAGTACTCTCGCTTCCTCAGTCAAATGAACACGATGATGCCATCACAACAAg GCTTCCCACCACCCCCAGTGATGAACGGGATACCCCCACAACCCAGCTATTACCCCCCAGCCGGTTTCCAACCAGGCTACCCCATGCCGGTGCCCCCACCTCAACACCAGCCCCCACCTATGCCCTACTCCATGCCCCCTCCCATCCCTCCACCCAACCAGCTAAAAGTAGTCTTACCTCAGTTCCCGCCCACTCCCGGCCCTCCGCCGCCTCCTCCCCCCAATCTAGCCCCGCCTATTTGCCCGGCCCCTCCCGTCACAGCTCCTCTACCGACGCCCCTGCCGCCGCCGCCCATTCACCCGCCGGTCCGGGCCCCCGTTCCCGCCCCGGTTTCCGCTTCAGTAGTTCAG ACGGTGCCTCCAGTGAGCTACATTCCGTTGGGCGTGGCTCCGCCCAAAACGCAGGCTCCTCCCTCGATGTCGGCTAACCCCGCCCAGAAACGACGCTTCACCGAAGAAGTACCCGACGAGTGCGACAGTAACCTTCTAGGCTATCAG CATGGACCCATTCATATGACTAATTTAGGTGCAGGCTACTCCACGGGCAGCCCCGAGACCGTCAGAACCCCAACGACAAGTTCCTCGGGCCCACCGAATGAGAGGGACGG TCGGCAGCTAATGCCTCCACCGATGATTCCCCTTAATGGCGTCCGACCTAAGATGGAGGAAAGAAGGCCACCACCACCGCAAGGCCTTGTGG AACCTGCGGGAAAGAGACTGAAAACGGGCTTGGTGGCGTACGCCGGCGACTCCTCCGACGAAGAGGACGAACACCCGATTGGCAAAGCCTCGGGGTCAGGTAACCCGGGGGGTTCCCTGTCTGCCTCCTTAGACTGGATTCAGGGGTACCGCTGCCcacccccgccccctccccgtGCCAAAACGCAGTCGCAGCAGTCCATGCCCTTCTGGATGGCGCCGTGA